Below is a window of Nocardioides sp. S-1144 DNA.
GGCGCGGTCGCCGAGCAGGAGGTAGGCGGTGCGGTACAGCGACGGCCAGGCCGCGTGCACCAGCTCGGTGAAGTCCTCGTCCGAGGGTGGTCGGGTCATCTGCGAGCTCCTGCGGGCGGGTGGTGGGTCACCCTGACAGATGCGGCCGCGCACCGATCGGTTGGTCGGTCAGTAGCATTCACGCCGATGACCATCCGCCGGAGCAGCCCCACCGGGCGCGACCCGATCGCCGAGGCCCGGCGTCAGTGGTTCGCGCACGGCTGGGACGACGCCGCCGACGGGATGGCCGCCGTGACCTCGGTGATGCGGGCGCAACAGCTGATGCTCACCCAGATCGACGCCTCGCTGCGTCCCTTCGGGCTCACCTTCGCCCGCTTCGAGCTGCTGCGCCTGCTGAGCTTCGCCTCCGAGCAGCGGATGACGATGCTGCGCGCCGGCCACCGGCTCCAGGTGCACCCGACGTCGCTGACCAGCCTGGCCCGCCGGCTGCGCGACGACGGCCTCGTCGACCGGGTCTCCAACCCCGACGACGGCCGCTCGGCGATCCTGGAGCTGACGCCGGCGGGGCTGGCGCTGGTCGAGCAGGCCACCGAGGCGCTCAACGCCGAGGTCTTCGAGGACGTCGGGCTCTCCGGCGACGACATCGCGACCCTGGTCGACGTGCTGGGCCGCTTCCGCGCCGGCCGGGGCGACTTCGCGGGCTGACGTCAGCCGAGGAGCTTGCGGGCCACGACCACGCGCTGGACCTGGTTGGTGCCCTCGTAGATCTGGGTGATCTTGGCGTCGCGCATCATCCGCTCGGCGGGGAAGTCCTGGGTGTAGCCGTAGCCACCGAGCAGCTGGACGGCGTCGACGGTGATGTCCATGGCTGCGTCGGAGGCCAGGCACTTGGCGGCGGCGCCGAAGAAGCCGAGGTCGGGGTCGTCGCGCTCGGACTTGGCCGCCGCGACGTAGACCATCTGGCGCGCCGACTCGAGCTTCATCGCCATGTCGGCGAGCATGAACTGGATGCCCTGGAAGTCGGCGATCCGCTTGCCGAACTGCTGGCGCTCCTTGACGTAGCCGACCGCGAGGTCGAGGGCGCCCTGGGCGATCCCGACGGCCTGGGCGCCGATCGTGACGCGGGTGTGGTCGAGGGTGCGCAGCGCGAGCGGCAGGCCCGTGCCGGGCTCG
It encodes the following:
- a CDS encoding MarR family winged helix-turn-helix transcriptional regulator, which produces MTIRRSSPTGRDPIAEARRQWFAHGWDDAADGMAAVTSVMRAQQLMLTQIDASLRPFGLTFARFELLRLLSFASEQRMTMLRAGHRLQVHPTSLTSLARRLRDDGLVDRVSNPDDGRSAILELTPAGLALVEQATEALNAEVFEDVGLSGDDIATLVDVLGRFRAGRGDFAG